From the genome of Toxoplasma gondii ME49 chromosome XII, whole genome shotgun sequence:
ATTGAGCGCACCATAAGCAAGAAAACCTAGGATATTCGGGTAGAGAGTGGCGTTTTGGTTCGTGTTTCTGCCGCCGTCCCTTCCTGTGTTGCTGGTTCACATGCAAcccctttttttcgtttcgtctcgccACTTCTTTGTACAGGAGAGACCCCGTGTGTTTTGCACCTGACCCAGTTccctttttcttgttttaCCGCGTGGCCTGTGCTCAACCTGTGAAACACCGCATTCAGTTCTTACATGGGCTGGAACGGAAGACGCGTGGCGACCGGGTCGTACTCTGCGACGAGACTGGCAATGTGACCCGCCGCCAACTCGCGATCCAGCTCTTGGTGAAAcagtttctgcttctctgcgtaGCGAAGACGGGACTGGAGAGCAACGCTTTCTGTATCGAAGAAAGTCAGGCGCATAGCGCGATACAGGTAATAGCCTGCGTACGCGCAGCAGCCTGAAAAACGTGGGACGCCGCAAACAGAAAGGGAAACCAAATCCTCCATCCTATGATAGATCGAGATACGTGTTCCGTACACACTAACATCCGGCAGGAGACTGACAGAGTGAATATCACGATGTCTGTACAGCTTGCATAGAAGTAGCGGTTCCCCGAATTAAACACGGTCCAAGGGTCGTAGGCACAGGGAGAAGTACATGTAGGCATCTATAGCGGATGTCGCTCTGGAGACAGCAACGGACGAGCACGGATGGGTGAGATTCCCAGAAATCCGGAATTCAAAAACGTTGCTGTGGCGGGTATGAAATCGCATCAAAAATCTTACCTGCTCCGACACCAAAGAGGATCGAGTGGGGGACGCTCGGCCCCTTGATGGCCATACGGGCGAAGTTTTGCAGACGCGCGCCGCAGCTTGGCTTGGTAGCGGCACCTCCTGAGATGCAAAATGTTTCCAGAGTTTTCCAGCGATAAAAAACGTAACAAACGGACAGGCAAGGGATGAGAAAAACGGACTCAGTCATCCCAAAACACCACAAGAAGTCTTCTGTCAGGGTTTCTCCCGCGCGATCTCCGTCTTCAAATCCTCTGCAGATAAACCTCAACCAGTTTTTGtcgcgtctgtttttctgattCTCCCAAAGAAAATACACGCAGCCGATATACACACACCATATGGTGTGCTTTCTAGGAGACTACACACTGTGACAGACATATacttgcatgcatatatatatatatatatatatatatatatatacgccCGCATATATATGAAAGTGTAGATCAACATGGCAGGCACTGAAACCCTGAAATGGATGAAGAAATCACTCCCTAATCTACAATTTGTCCCATCTTCGAGCTTTTAGAGCTTTATCCTCAAGCAGACATGACGAGCagccgcgaaaaaaaaacgcgccGGGAACATAGCCTTGAAACTCGATAACCCATTTATTTGCATACAGCGTCTCTACGCGTTATCCGATATATCTCATCACACAGATTCACAGGGTATAAGCACAGGAGGAATCCCCTCAATGAAGAACGACATGCACGCCACTTCCTGTAACTTGGACGTACCGTTGGTCGGAGCGCCGTCCTGAAGAGGGGGTGTCGCCATGATGGGgggaaaagacgaaggaaacacGCAAAAGCGGTAGCGTTAAAACAGTCAGCGGACCCTTGAGAATTTGGAAACGAACGACAAAACAACGAAAAGAAAGGGGTGGAATCGGAGATTTTCGCTCAAAATGAGAAACGACTGTCGCCGTaacgacagagacggaggcaGGAACGAGACAGGGAGGATGCAGAGTGGCGAGTGTTTGGTGGCAGCAGGAAAGGGAGGGAAGATGCTGACAGCGAGTGCACAGAAAGCAAACAACGAGATCCTAACAGGCAAAATCCGGGAAAGAATGAGTTGAATTTGGGAACACTGCGACTGCACACTGCAAGGCCTGATTTCCCTTCCACTTTAGGCAAGGAGTGTCTGGCTCCGATGCTCAAATCCTCCTTCGTGACGGCTTCTACCGAGATACTGTTCCTTGTTTCGAGAATATTTAGTCCTGGAGTCCGCCCCCTCTCTTACACCAGTTCGCCTTTTTTCACTGTTGCCCCCGTCATCAGGCGCTGGATTTCTCCGTGCATGCTTGGGAGAAGACTTCCGCGGACAGCACAGGGAGAAACGGCTGACGCTCTTGACGCTCACTCGAGCAGCGTATTGTGTCCGGGTTCGCTGAAAATGAGGAGAGACTGCAAATCCGAAACGGGGTGACCTGGTAGATTTCTGCTTCTCAGTCCGAACAATCTTCTTGTTCTGGacctctgtgttttttttctccagccTGTCTCGGTGTTTCTCCTCAGCCGGAACACGTTTCTCGCACATTTGCAAGCAGCAAGAGAACGCGTCGAGTCTGAAGCAGGCGCGGCAAGGCAGGTCCGTCTGTAGTCGATCTTATATGCTTAGGTTTTCCAGGAAAGCGACGACTTTGGCTAGGAGTCGGAATGAACTTTCACGAAGgtggaagaaaagcagaaagatGCACTGTCTGGCGTTCTTATCGTTCTTAGTTCAGGCCTGTTCCGCTACCTGTTTCCCTTCCATCGGCTTCCAGATCTCGCCTGACTGGGCGGCTGACGTGCTCGTGCTCAGTTGGGGGGCGCGACAACCTCTCAGTGATGCGGACGGCACGTGATCTTTTGGTgacttttgcttctctctgccatCTTTTACTCTTCCGTTTACTTTCCTGCTAGCCATAGGAACTTCGTTTGCAGTAGCTCCCTCGTTTGATGCCGCTTTTTCTACGGGACTTCCCGAGGGGTGGGGTCACCGTCCGGCGTCTCGCATCTCGTGCGACGGTTCAGGATAACAGGGACCGCTGTTCATTTCGCCTGTAAAATTCCAGAGTCTCCATGCCTTTACTTTGGAAGACGAAGGGTTTCCTATTTCTAAGTCAGGGATGGAATTCGACCTGCTGCGTCCGGTTTCCCGGAGCGCTCCGTGCGGGACCACGAATGTAGCGGTGCCTCAATCAAGGCCAGGAGAGCAAGGCATTCagactgttttttcttgatTCTTTAGCTCCGTCGTATTCGTCTTCTCTTATTTCTCTGCTATAGTCTTTGTTttgtcttctccacttctttaCGGGTGCTCTGATAATCGTTTCTAACCACCTTTCCTACCTGTTCCGAACCAttccccttcttcgcggACGCGGTTACAAAAAATTAGGAAATCGGCGAGTTCGTGTAGTCGACGCTCACCTGGTCTTGTTTCCCACCGTTACATCTGTTGTTTTCCTCGATCATATTTGAAAAACCTGCACCCCTTTTTATGAGGAAGGATCGGAGTTGCAACCCTTGAActgtcgttttttttccGGACTTTGTCATTACATGCCACTACCCCCTACTTTTTTCCGTCATTGGGTGCCCTGTTTTATGTCTCCCATTATGAGCAAAAGCATCGGGATTCTGTATCAATTTCCACGTCCCTCTTAAGTGACTCTAGAGGGCTGACAGTGCCGGCGGCGGCTGTTTGTGGAGCTAGCGTCAGCAAAACAGGCGTATTgtgaggtgtacatacactgcGAGAGTGTCTATTTGTCCTGTGCCGATTCCGTCATCTCGTGCATCTTCTATGGTGAAACTCCCCTGTTTTTCAAGcgttctcccttttttttcaAATGCAGCAACGTGTATGTACCGCTGATCTCCATTCTTGGTATAGTCACCCCTCCATTTCGTCTTCCCGTCATCCGGGTGGATTTGTGCGCTTCTGCTGCACATTCGCCGGTGGGAGAACGGACCACCTGTGTTGCCGTTGTTTGCCTTTCCTTTGGCATTGCTACTGTATTTAGAGTGTTGTGGTTTGGTGCGGCAGTTGTCTTAATCTCGTGGACGGCAGCACCACTACTTTGATGGCTTGCTGCTGTTTGGCAAGATGGGTCAGCTCTCATGTCACGACGGACCCTCAGGAACCGCCGCTGAGGTGTCTTCTTCAGATCAGTCGAGTGCAGAGCGGAGGAGCCTGTCCCCGCGGCGGTCTCGTCCTGTCCCGCAGTGGAGGCTATGTTTTCCGGCGTCTCCTGGTTCTGGAAATCAATGTGACACCGAAACTGGTCGCGttgcagagcgaagaaacacGGAAGAGACCCCCTCAAGTGTACATGAGAGACTGAGGGGAATCGCTGCCAAATGGACGGCGGGGTCGTCGAGGTGCTTCTGCCTCGGGCTGCACGTCGTGCCTCACGATGTCTTTATTATTGGCCTCCTTATTCTTCTCATCATGAGTCAGCTCACAGCCTTCATCATCTTTTGGGTGGGCAGCCTCTTGAAAGCCGACAGCAAGTAAGAGCGAAATGGGGGGGCGTGGACAGTGAGATGAAGGCAGCGTCGGGGTGAGAATCCAGAAAgccgaaaggagagaggaaagaggctGCATCAAGAGGAACGACTGACAAGACGGAAAGGCTCTGGTCACGGACAGAGTCGGAGACATTGGGGCAAAAGGAACCAAGTAGCGAGGGGGTGGGGAacaaagagacgagaggcaTCTTGTATGGATTAGACGCAGTTTTTCTCTTGGTGTTCACTCATTCGCAACAAATGGTACATAACGGTGTTGCGATGTCTCGAGTGACAGCAGACAAAGAACGGAGTCAGAATAGAGCACATAGTAGCATACCGGAGAAGAATCCAGAAAATGATCCGTGTTGGCTGTTTACTGGCACCATGCATGTGGGCACGTGTCCTGTCGTAGTAGGTCTTGATAACATCGCTTAgtgttcgtctctttctgcagaaGCATTCTTGTGACGGGTCAAAGAACCCCCCAAATGTCTTTCGCGCAGTCGCTTCCGTTTATCCCCTTGTGTTTTATGTTCAGCTTCCTCCGATCCATTTTCTTCAGCGCctctgttcgtttcttcaCCTGATTTACCACCCCACTTTCTACCGTCACGgtcgcgttctgtctccgttcgcgcACTTGTTTTTCCCATTTCCACATACCTGGTCTCTGATGTCTCAGTTTCATATTTCGGATGCATGTTCGATTCGTTCCTTGTTCCCTGCCTCGCTGTCGTGTTCATTTCTCCTGTCTTATCcatctgtctttctttcgcttgtATTTAGTGTGCTAGATAGGGAGTGGAGCGTCGATCCCGCACGCGCAACGGAAGGACATCGTGGGAAGCCGATGGCTATCGCAGAAGCTGTGGCTCGAGAAATTCGAACTCTGGTTGTCCCCTATTCATATTCGGCCTTCTTGACGCTGGCCGCAACCATGCCAGTTTTCGTGGTACGTGTCAAGCCAGGCACCCCGACAGCCGACAGAGGCCGATGAAGCgggcgcgaggagacagcggcagtGGAAGGGGACGGACgtcagaggagaaaagacgccaaaacacagagagagagagggaaggcgagaatAAGATGCGTGACTGAGTCTCCTTCCCGCTAGTTTCTCATGCGTAGGTTACTTCGTGGATATCTGCCCCGCATGTCTCCGGCTCCGGTGTTTTTGGCTTCTTTTGCGACATGTAAAAGGGCCTGTTGTCTGCTGCGTTGGGTTGTCTTCATCAGATTGCTGCCATCTATTTCCTGTTCTACCGAGGGCTAGCTCCGACAGCGCTGAACCGCCACATGCATTCAGTGCCCGTGATCAATATGGACACGCCGCCACGGAACTCCTCACCTGCTTCCCTGGCGGAccagaaggcgacaggcgaGATACGCGCGGGAGACGCTTCTGAAGCGGAAGGATTTGGCGCTCATGCAGCGGACTCAGGTCGCGGCCACGGCGCCTCTGACGGCGACAGAGCGGCAGAGGCGGGACAGCGTAGTGGgccagagagggaaggatccacaggaggcagcgaggagagTATGAatgaggcagagaaagaggccgTGAAGCAGGAAGCAAGACAGCTTCCACTCCAGATGCTCGTGTACATCATCTACGGCGTCGGATTCACGATCTCTATCATATGGATGGTCTGCTCTCATATCCCGAAAGCGACAGTAAGCTTGTTCgttttgcttttttcctttGCTCTGCGTGTCTGGGTTCTTTGTTTTGGTTCTGTTTTTCCATTCGACTTTCTATGTTTTTTAACTGTGACCTCTCAGCTCTCGGTCTCTCCCTTCTAGCTGCCGGTCCGTGTGCTTTTTTGTCTGGAGCCACAGTGGCTCTTGCAGCTTTAATGCGTGGAGAGACTACTGTATTGTCAGcggcctgtgtctccttgtgCAAGCATTTGGCTGGAACAAGGCCTCTCTCAGCCCGAGAAGCAAGAGGATTTGTGTCTTCTGGAAACCGTGTTGCACTTTCAGCGCGGTTAAACCATCCACTGGGGTGGTCGTGTACAGCGATGATcaagaacttggttgtcaCTATCTTATACTCGGAGTCGTTGTCAGTATCGTAGGTACTGCAGTGTCTCCGTGTGCTCGATACGAGTTATACAGTTCTGCATCGTGGACCGTCTG
Proteins encoded in this window:
- a CDS encoding hypothetical protein (encoded by transcript TGME49_247420~Predicted trans-membrane domain (TMHMM2.0):104-127:177-200:307-330), whose protein sequence is MGQLSCHDGPSGTAAEVSSSDQSSAERRSLSPRRSRPVPQWRLCFPASPGSGNQCDTETGRVAERRNTEETPSSVHERLRGIAAKWTAGSSRCFCLGLHVVPHDVFIIGLLILLIMSQLTAFIIFWVGSLLKADSNVLDREWSVDPARATEGHRGKPMAIAEAVAREIRTLVVPYSYSAFLTLAATMPVFVIAAIYFLFYRGLAPTALNRHMHSVPVINMDTPPRNSSPASLADQKATGEIRAGDASEAEGFGAHAADSGRGHGASDGDRAAEAGQRSGPEREGSTGGSEESMNEAEKEAVKQEARQLPLQMLVYIIYGVGFTISIIWMVCSHIPKATCQKCEGPTIGQRWLDRGSMLSFVVLWALAFCICPTRDDIRKRHQMARRMRQRLTAYRSLASLETELPSSSFWGVGTPGDSLRTSLSTVSRSGAHQAGLPVYTGHAHPEPSPNASFFADGKTPEVNGGDATAVACVGSVRDTMGEERIDENGDSYSVNTMGGGGAASVHSVPYLSPLARNVYDRDCVDSSGRPTAGSMNGQNAIELQETVGLRGLGSPGTPSGACTQEVAKWMDGGSVRVIGRSVFGSRVVSECLRETENEPKVSHGSTSDETAGTFVFTPRGGRGSRDSRNSQANQKLPVVGKKAKNGEK
- a CDS encoding hypothetical protein (encoded by transcript TGME49_247410~Predicted trans-membrane domain (TMHMM2.0):37-60) — encoded protein: MATPPLQDGAPTNGGAATKPSCGARLQNFARMAIKGPSVPHSILFGVGAGCCAYAGYYLYRAMRLTFFDTESVALQSRLRYAEKQKLFHQELDRELAAGHIASLVAEYDPVATRLPFQPMQDRYRV